From Anopheles arabiensis isolate DONGOLA chromosome 3, AaraD3, whole genome shotgun sequence, a single genomic window includes:
- the LOC120901188 gene encoding uncharacterized protein LOC120901188: MNRKEQKGRFEQAPAAPNLPPTLDGLNNVSDLISKFEVRNYPINRGLLPELSSLRPTPPGYAGIVPGAAEWYRGAYHYSPTHSPPLGQTRRRSANGGVPSQYDSAYLSDTASLSDGADSVSPGGRRMDDRARFRARQGGVYYQNGSLSSLNESDYYEDIGFDVGPRTPPSGRFYAPQQRRGEGAVLLEEVEEVPLNKEQVTSTLTRFGAILQMLSRIPFPRMSVTGMGLCSLVAIFFCPRAIGSNILFPGFRLLFGTLYPAYASYKAVRTKNVKEYVKWMMYWIVFAFFTFIETFTDILLSWFPFYYEIKVIVVLWLLSPATRGSSTLYRKFVHPMLTRREQEIDDYINQAKEKGYTAVLQLGSKGVNYATNVIMQTAIKA, translated from the exons ATGAACAGAAAGGAACAGAAAGGGCGGTTTGAACAGGCGCCGGCCGCACCGAATCTCCCACCGACCCTGGACGGGCTGAACAATGTCAGCGATCTCATAAGCAAGTTCGAGGTACGCAACTATCCTATAAATAGAGGACTGCTGCCCGAACTATCGTCGCTCAGGCCGACGCCGCCGGGATACGCCGGGATCGTCCCGGGTGCAGCGGAGTGGTACCGTGGTGCCTACCATTATTCGCCGACTCATTCGCCACCGCTCGGGCAAACGCGTCGACGATCGGCCAACGGTGGTGTTCCGTCGCAGTACGACTCCGCCTATCTCAGCGATACAGCCTCTCTCAGTGACGGAGCGGATAGTGTAAGCCCCGGCGGTAGAAGGATGGATGATCGTGCCCGGTTTCGTGCCCGCCAGGGTGGAGTTTACTACCAGAATGGCTCACTGTCTTCGCTGAACGAATCCGACTACTACGAGGATATTGGGTTTGATGTTGGACCACGAACGCCACCCAGTGGACGCTTCTATGCCCCACAGCAACGCCGTGGTGAGGGTGCCGTCCTGCTGGAGGAAGTTGAGGAGGTGCCGTTGAATAAGGAGCAGGTCACTAGCACGCTGACCCGCTTCGGTGCCATACTGCAGATGCTGTCGCGGATCCCGTTCCCCCGGATGTCCGTCACCGGCATGGGGCTTTGCTCGCTCGTCGCCATCTTCTTCTGTCCGCGGGCGATCGGTTCGAATATACTGTTTCCCGGTTTCAGACTGCTGTTCGGTACGCTATACCCGGCCTACGCCTCGTACAAGGCGGTGCGAACGAAGAACGTCAAGGAGTAT GTAAAATGGATGATGTACTGGATTGTGTTTGCGTTCTTCACCTTCATCGAAACGTTCACCGACATACTGCTGTCGTGGTTTCCGTTCTACTACGAAATTAAGGTGATCGTCGTCCTGTGGCTGCTGTCACCGGCTACCCGCGGTAGCTCGACACTCTATCGCAAGTTTGTGCACCCGATGCTGACACGCCGCGAACAG GAAATTGACGACTACATCAATCAAGCCAAAGAGAAGGGTTACACCGCCGTGCTGCAGCTGGGCTCGAAGGGTGTTAACTATGCCACGAACGTTATCATGCAAACGGCCATCAAG GCATAG